Proteins from a genomic interval of Luteibacter pinisoli:
- the dapD gene encoding 2,3,4,5-tetrahydropyridine-2,6-dicarboxylate N-succinyltransferase, with product MQTLESVIDDAFERRADLNQNEIEGGLRDTVDQVLDLLESGERRVAEPDGKGGWVVHAWLKKAVLLYFRMNGNRVMDGGPSSAFDKVPLRFTDGDATEYANLGARVVPGALVRRGAHIAKDAVLMPSYTNIGAYVGAGTMVDTWATVGSCAQVGAGVHLSGGVGIGGVLEPLQANPTIIEDNCFIGARSEVVEGVIVEKGSVIGMGVFLGQSTRIYNRATGEVSYGRVPAGSVVVAGSLPSKDGSHSLYAAIIVKQVDEKTRSKTGINELLRSGE from the coding sequence ATGCAAACGCTTGAATCCGTGATCGATGACGCCTTCGAGCGTCGTGCGGACCTGAACCAGAACGAGATCGAGGGTGGCCTGCGCGATACCGTCGACCAGGTGCTGGACCTGCTTGAATCGGGTGAGCGCCGCGTGGCCGAACCCGATGGCAAGGGCGGCTGGGTGGTGCATGCGTGGCTCAAGAAAGCCGTGCTGCTGTACTTCCGCATGAACGGCAACCGCGTGATGGACGGTGGCCCGTCCAGCGCCTTCGACAAGGTGCCGCTGCGCTTCACCGACGGCGACGCCACCGAGTACGCGAACCTTGGCGCCCGTGTCGTGCCTGGCGCCCTGGTGCGTCGTGGCGCGCACATCGCGAAGGATGCGGTGCTGATGCCCAGCTACACCAACATTGGCGCCTACGTGGGCGCCGGCACGATGGTCGACACCTGGGCCACGGTAGGTTCCTGCGCGCAGGTTGGCGCCGGCGTGCATCTCTCCGGCGGCGTCGGCATCGGTGGCGTGCTCGAGCCGCTGCAGGCCAACCCCACGATCATCGAAGACAACTGCTTCATTGGCGCGCGCTCGGAAGTCGTCGAGGGTGTGATCGTGGAGAAGGGTTCGGTCATCGGCATGGGCGTGTTCCTCGGCCAGTCCACGCGCATTTACAACCGCGCCACGGGCGAAGTCAGCTACGGCCGCGTGCCGGCGGGCAGCGTCGTCGTCGCCGGCAGCCTGCCGTCGAAGGACGGCAGCCATAGCCTGTATGCCGCCATTATCGTGAAGCAGGTGGACGAGAAAACGCGCTCCAAGACTGGCATCAACGAACTGCTGCGCAGCGGTGAGTGA
- the dapE gene encoding succinyl-diaminopimelate desuccinylase produces the protein MSAVLELTRDLMARRSVTPDDAGCLPSIAARLQRVGFRIDHLRFGDVDNLWATHGGEGPVLAFLGHTDVVPSGPEEHWTTPPFEPTERDGMLYGRGAADMKGSVAAMVVALERFVTAHPSHAGTVGLLLTSDEEGVALHGVREVVDYFAAVGQRIDYCVVGEPSAKERLGDLIRVGRRGSLSGTLTVHGVQGHVAYPEKAKNPIHAFAPALAALAAERWDEGNADFPPTSFQVSNINAGTGANNVIPGELVALVNFRFSTASTADGLRERAEAILRAHGVDFAIDWHLSGHPFLATPGGRLREVVAGVCRDLCGIDPEQSTGGGTSDGRFIAPMGAEVIELGPVNATIHKVDECVSLADLDALPGLYEAICQRMLA, from the coding sequence ATGTCGGCCGTCCTCGAACTTACCCGCGACCTGATGGCCCGCCGCTCGGTCACGCCGGATGACGCGGGCTGCCTGCCATCGATTGCCGCGCGCCTCCAGCGCGTTGGCTTCCGCATCGATCACCTGCGATTCGGTGACGTCGACAACCTGTGGGCCACGCATGGCGGCGAAGGCCCCGTGCTGGCGTTCCTCGGGCACACCGACGTCGTGCCCAGCGGCCCGGAAGAGCACTGGACCACGCCACCCTTCGAACCCACCGAGCGCGACGGCATGCTTTACGGTCGCGGTGCCGCGGACATGAAGGGTTCGGTCGCGGCGATGGTCGTGGCGCTTGAGCGGTTTGTCACGGCGCATCCGTCCCACGCAGGCACCGTGGGCTTGCTGCTTACGTCCGACGAGGAAGGCGTGGCGCTGCATGGCGTGCGCGAAGTCGTGGATTACTTTGCTGCCGTCGGCCAGCGCATCGACTACTGCGTGGTGGGCGAGCCCTCGGCGAAGGAGCGCCTCGGCGACCTTATCCGTGTCGGGCGGCGTGGCTCGCTGTCCGGCACGCTGACCGTGCACGGCGTGCAGGGCCATGTGGCCTACCCGGAGAAGGCGAAGAATCCGATCCACGCGTTCGCACCGGCGCTGGCGGCACTGGCGGCGGAGCGCTGGGATGAAGGCAACGCGGACTTCCCGCCCACGTCGTTCCAGGTCTCCAACATCAACGCGGGTACGGGCGCGAACAATGTCATCCCGGGTGAGCTCGTCGCCCTGGTGAACTTCCGGTTTTCGACGGCCAGCACCGCGGACGGGCTTCGCGAGCGCGCGGAAGCCATCCTGCGCGCCCATGGCGTCGATTTTGCGATCGACTGGCATCTGTCGGGGCATCCGTTTCTCGCAACCCCTGGCGGGCGTCTTCGCGAGGTGGTCGCCGGCGTGTGTCGCGACCTGTGTGGCATCGACCCGGAGCAGAGCACCGGCGGCGGTACCAGCGATGGCCGCTTCATCGCGCCGATGGGTGCGGAAGTGATCGAGCTCGGCCCCGTAAACGCGACGATCCACAAGGTGGACGAGTGCGTCTCCCTTGCCGATCTGGATGCGTTGCCTGGCCTCTACGAGGCGATCTGCCAGCGCATGCTGGCCTGA
- a CDS encoding arsenate reductase produces MALTVYGLPNCDTCKKARKWLDRFGVAYSFVDYRANPVPPATLKAWSQALGGWEKLVNKASTTWRTLLPQRKDPRTDPEWTLLLKEYPALIKRPVVVEGDDVSVGFTDNAFKKRFGK; encoded by the coding sequence ATGGCGCTGACGGTCTACGGCTTGCCCAACTGCGATACCTGCAAGAAGGCGCGCAAGTGGCTTGATCGCTTCGGGGTCGCCTACAGCTTCGTCGATTACCGTGCCAACCCGGTGCCCCCAGCCACGCTCAAGGCGTGGTCGCAGGCGCTCGGTGGCTGGGAGAAGCTGGTCAACAAGGCGTCCACCACGTGGCGCACCTTGCTGCCGCAGCGCAAGGACCCGCGCACCGACCCGGAGTGGACGCTCCTGCTGAAGGAATACCCGGCGCTGATCAAGCGGCCGGTGGTGGTGGAGGGCGACGATGTGTCGGTCGGCTTCACCGATAACGCCTTCAAGAAACGCTTCGGTAAATAA